From the Notolabrus celidotus isolate fNotCel1 chromosome 12, fNotCel1.pri, whole genome shotgun sequence genome, one window contains:
- the esrp1 gene encoding epithelial splicing regulatory protein 1 isoform X3 — MTAQVDYLVVVFTATSGASGELLGSDEKELERLVWQLVDVKNKKFGKVNELHIKPELSDMTEDKEEEDVVEESVEEEHGFKADCVFTASNLETALSQFHLQLTNEVNSAGAGTSVCLCTDGQLHIRQVIHPEAASKNILVPDCFFSFIDLRKDFKMHFPTSDLKALNVHVMAESLSIPVDVLPMWDPSATPDPSAILPAEVAVQQVQTMANIVLALLSEPYSHTFSNQERVSEKFETGTCSKMEKVCDNTVIRARGLPWQSSDQDIARFFRGLNIAKGGAALCLNAQGRRNGEALVRFVSEEHRDLALQRHKHHMGNRYIEVYKATGEDFLKIAGGTSNEVAMFLSREDQIIVRMRGLPFTATHEQVLKFFSQGEGLKETCPVSGGNDGILFVRYPDGRPTGDAFVLFACEEHAQCALRKHKESLGRRYIELFKSTAAEVQQVLNRYSSAPLISVAPAPLVSVLPTVSLLPPPGGLRDCLRLRGLPYTASIEDILTFLGEFTQDIRPHGVHMVLNQQGRPSGDCFIQMTSAERAIQASQRLHKHVMSSQRGANSRYVEVFPCSAEEMGLVLMGGSLSHTLTHTHNRSRSGTGLSPPPCKSRRLSPNSYPFAPAPPVLPTEAAAALYPPIGQVLLTPRPLPPGHAYYPASAQLYMNYTAYYPSPPGSPTTVGFFPSPSSLSTPGGLMRMPGLTYNSAGVKDLINAVQGYQSPVESVSLLSSGLIGQSSGGDAPLMSLPALMTKPGGQYLDLTLM, encoded by the exons ATGACGGCGCAGGTAGACTACCTGGTGGTGGTTTTCACCGCCACATCTGGCGCGAGCGGAGAGCTGCTGGGTTCTGACGAGAAGGAGCTCGAGCGGTTGGTTTGGCAGCTGGTTGACGTGAAGAACAAAAAG TTTGGCAAGGTGAATGAGCTCCACATAAAGCCTGAACTCTCAGACATGACAGAGgataaagaagaggaagatgtgGTGGAGGAAAGCGTGGAGGAAGAGCATGGTTTCAAAGCAGACTGTGTCTTTACGGCCTCGAATCTTGAGACAGCATTGAGCCAG tTTCATCTACAACTGACAAATGAGGTGAACAGCGCGGGCGCAGGCACGtcggtgtgtttgtgtacagacGGACAGCTCCACATCCGTCAAGTGATTCACCCCGAGGCAGCAAGCAAG aACATCCTGGTCCCCGactgtttcttctctttcattgaTCTGCGGAAAGATTTCAAGATGCACTTCCCTACATCTGACCTCAAGGCTCTAAATGTACACGTCATGGCAGAGT CTCTAAGTATACCTGTTGATGTGCTCCCTATGTGGGATCCCTCAGCCACACCGGACCCCTCAGCTATATTACCTGCAGAGGTAGCAGTGCAGCAGGTCCAGACAATGGCCAACATTGTCCTAGCTCTGCTTTCTGAGCCTTATA GCCACACGTTTTCTAACCAGGAGAGAGTCAGTGAGAAGTTTGAGACTGGCACTTG CAGTAAGATGGAGAAAGTGTGCGACAACACAGTGATCAGAGCCAGAGGGTTGCCATGGCAGTCCTCTGACCAGGACATAGCTCGATTCTTCAGGGGACTCAACATTGCCAA AGGAGGGGCTGCATTATGTCTTAATGCTCAGGGGAGGAGGAACGGAGAAGCTCTCGTTCGTTTCGTCAGTGAAGAACACAGAGATCTGgcgctgcagagacacaaacaccatATGGGCAACAGATACATAGAG GTTTACAAAGCAACAGGAGAGGACTTCCTGAAGATAGCAGGAG GTACCTCCAATGAGGTTGCCATGTTCCTATCCCGGGAGGACCAGATCATAGTGAGGATGCGAGGTCTTCCTTTCACTGCCACACATGAGCAGGTGCTCAAGTTCTTCTCCCAGGGGGAGGGGCTTAAAGAAACATGCCCGGTCAGTGGAGGGAATGATGGCATCCTATTCGTGCGCTATCCTGATGGGCGTCCCACTGGTGacgcctttgttttgtttgcctgtGAGGAACACGCCCAGTGTGCtctgaggaaacacaaagaaagcttGGGGAGGAGATACATTGAGCtgtttaaaagcacagcagCCGAAGTCCAACAG GTGTTGAACCGATACTCATCGGCCCCTCTGATCTCTGTGGCCCCTGCCCCCTTGGTGTCAGTGTTGCCCACAGTGTCTCTCCTGCCCCCTCCTGGTGGGCTCAGGGACTGTTTAAGGCTGAGGGGGCTACCATACACTGCCAGCATAGAGGACATCCTCACCTTCCTGGGCGAGTTTACACAGGATATCAGACCACATGGCGTGCACATGGTCCTCAACCAGCAG GGTCGCCCATCAGGTGACTGCTTCATCCAGATGACCTCAGCAGAGCGAGCAATTCAGGCCTCGCAGCGGCTCCATAAGCATGTGATGTCCAGCCAGCGAGGGGCAAACAGCCGCTATGTGGAGGTGTTCCCCTGCAGCGCAGAAGAGATGGGCCTGGTGCTGATGGGAGGCTCgctgtcacacacacttacacacacacacaaccggAGCAGAAGTGGGACAGGGCTCAGCCCGCCGCCATGTAAGTCCAGAC GTTTATCTCCAAACTCCTACCCCTTCGCCCCCGCTCCACCTGTCCTGCCCACggaggctgctgctgccctTTACCCTCCCATTGGTCAAGTGCTGCTTACCCCGCGCCCCCTGCCTCCAGGACATGCCTACTACCCTGCTTCAGCTCAGCTATACATGAACTACACAGCCTACTACCCCAG TCCACCTGGCTCACCTACCACTGTAGGTTtcttcccctccccctcctccctctccacccCTGGGGGGTTGATGCGCATGCCAGGTCTGACCTACAACAGTGCCGGAGTTAAAGACCTCATTAACGCAGTGCAGGGTTACCAG